One Longimicrobiaceae bacterium genomic window carries:
- a CDS encoding tetratricopeptide repeat protein — translation MFWQAFQDAELWARAQDRTGLFRRGSRVQRRREMESLETETYEAAKPHLSVLIRLSERPTTITAEAVRTACAELAIWFENRGLLRCAVEFALVASFAAPDEAALVIRVARLVRMLGEFPRSISWFDYGLYIARRSEDWQQAAKALTGLGILFYQKGNYPRARRYQKRCINLAKSKGLPDMMGEAFHNLFVLEMDAGNVELAENYAARAFKAYTPESPCLKRLARDLSHKLAVLGDYDRALPVALETLHHFTTPVDRALVWATVGLAAGGARDFATYEEAWIQMWALVLARTVTPVAAVVLLDLARGAAAMGDTRRAIYSASRALEFARERGEGHTSLEAEAFVSALEKEDSAPTNSTMPTAQANLPGVELDLLTALQHLRAVAA, via the coding sequence GTGTTCTGGCAGGCGTTTCAGGACGCCGAGCTGTGGGCGCGGGCGCAGGACCGAACTGGCCTCTTCCGGCGGGGCAGCCGTGTCCAGCGACGGCGCGAAATGGAAAGCCTGGAAACCGAAACCTACGAAGCCGCGAAGCCGCATCTATCAGTGCTCATCAGATTGTCAGAACGCCCGACGACCATCACCGCTGAGGCGGTTCGGACCGCCTGCGCTGAATTGGCAATCTGGTTTGAGAACCGTGGTCTTCTGCGATGCGCAGTGGAGTTTGCGCTGGTTGCCTCGTTTGCTGCGCCAGACGAAGCCGCGTTGGTCATCCGTGTCGCGCGCCTGGTGCGAATGCTTGGCGAGTTTCCTCGCTCGATAAGTTGGTTCGACTACGGACTATACATTGCACGCAGGTCCGAGGACTGGCAGCAGGCGGCGAAGGCACTCACTGGCCTTGGGATTCTCTTCTACCAAAAGGGCAACTATCCGCGGGCGCGACGTTACCAGAAACGCTGCATCAATCTGGCAAAATCTAAAGGCTTGCCCGACATGATGGGTGAAGCGTTTCACAATCTGTTCGTCTTGGAGATGGACGCGGGGAATGTTGAACTAGCTGAGAACTACGCGGCACGGGCGTTTAAAGCGTATACTCCTGAGTCGCCATGCTTGAAGCGACTTGCGCGTGATTTATCGCACAAACTGGCAGTCCTTGGGGATTACGACCGTGCGCTTCCGGTAGCTTTAGAGACACTTCACCATTTCACCACCCCCGTTGATCGAGCACTGGTTTGGGCAACGGTTGGTCTGGCAGCCGGCGGAGCTCGCGACTTTGCCACCTACGAAGAGGCCTGGATACAGATGTGGGCTCTCGTACTCGCCCGAACCGTTACGCCTGTCGCCGCAGTCGTCCTGCTTGACCTGGCCCGCGGAGCTGCGGCAATGGGGGATACCCGCCGGGCAATCTACTCAGCATCGAGAGCGCTAGAGTTTGCTCGTGAACGAGGAGAAGGTCATACAAGTTTGGAGGCCGAGGCGTTCGTGAGTGCTCTTGAGAAGGAAGACAGTGCCCCCACGAACTCAACGATGCCGACCGCGCAAGCGAACTTGCCGGGTGTGGAACTGGACCTTCTCACGGCCCTGCAACACCTCCGCGCGGTAGCTGCGTAG
- a CDS encoding reverse transcriptase domain-containing protein, producing MLLDEVDQALERSGHAFVRYADDCNVYVRSRRASERVLERLRALYTRLRLKVNKDKSAVARVWDRKFLGNSF from the coding sequence GTGCTCCTGGACGAAGTCGACCAAGCGCTGGAGAGGAGCGGGCACGCGTTTGTCCGATACGCAGATGACTGCAACGTATACGTGCGGTCGAGGCGGGCGAGCGAGCGGGTCCTGGAGCGTCTTCGGGCGCTCTACACGAGGCTCAGGCTCAAGGTCAACAAGGATAAGAGCGCAGTGGCGCGGGTGTGGGACCGCAAGTTCCTGGGCAACAGCTTCTGA